The sequence below is a genomic window from Vespula pensylvanica isolate Volc-1 chromosome 1, ASM1446617v1, whole genome shotgun sequence.
ttatcttagatatgtagatatataatataaaagttatttatgaattaatttaataaaaatatatttataattaatttataaagatataatatataaaaatataataaaatattatgaaaaaatagcaataataattaccCTGCTTCTTCAATAAACCCTGTAACTGTCTTTCTAACTTCAGCAATTCTGtctaaagaaaattgtatggTTTCATCCAAATACAATGGAAGCAATTGAGGTTccttgttaaataaaatttcttggaCTTTACATAAATTAGAAACTTTTACATCTACAGCAAGGCACGTAGAAGCTTCATTTAACCATTCAACAATCtgaaaattcataaatttttttataaatttgattaacatttcattaaataataatataatcatcaaataaaattgataatacttttttattattatatattgatcatattttaaattaaaatacaatgaaCCGAATTAgtcaataaaaagtaatataataatacatattatatgaatttttcaaagaaaaaattaaatatacattttgttCTGCAAAAAATAGTTttgaaacaattatatataactataataaaattttattttcttgtaatgcaaaatatcaatattataaaaaatatataaatagtcaaattaataaatatctacatagCATTGAATACaagtataataatgtatacaaTTGTcaacatgtgtatatgtattcaaTGCCGAATTAAAATGTGAGGTTATACTACTGACCAAATCGCCCGGCCCTTTTTCCGATTCTAATCTCCTATGTATTCGTGGATCCatcttatttgtaaatattttcaaaataaaaaacgttttTTCCTAAAATTTTGatgtaaagaaattattttctaagactgcaaataaaaatacacataAGGCCACTAACGTTACACAGACtatattgtttaaaagtaAAACATGTAAGgcatatatttacaaaaaacaaattttttttcgtatattataacgttacttatttattgtatcatatatatgataaataaacaacaacGTAATTCTCAGTCTACTAAAATTTCGCTTTTTCTGCCATCTTGAGAATTATACTAAATTCTCACTATTAGCAGAGAACTAGAGATATGTTAGCGGTGATTGGATATTACCAATTAAGCGGCAAAAGATAACCAATTATCTCgttgatattttaaattaaaatgtttaataagcttttcaaaattctatggtaaaaattataaaattaataatcaaagcaataaataataacaataaataaatattattattcattaagaaactaatttgtattttaatataactaaactttatttaattagTGATTACCTTCATCTTAAACTATTGTAGCATTAGGTGGATTAATTAAGACATTATTATATGGTCAGATAAtttaatcttatatttatatttacaacaatgtataatataacattgtGATGATCCtgcaaacaatttttctttttagtattgaatataattaaatattgaaaaataattcaatagcTAATGTTTTCCATTTTTGTATATTCTATTGCTAAATCAcattaaataatcaattgtATCTTcctaataattttgtaattaatgatttgataaatcgatttcaatagtacgtaattttgtatatatatcatacactTACAATGTAAAATTTACAATGTAAATAATACAACCTACGAtgtaaaatttgattattatagttattaatattatgcttgaatttattaattcaatatatttaaatatttttaaataattaataacatatgatgtataaatttatttattcttttataatttaaaattatttaaattgttgAGGTGGTGGTCCAAAGATACTACCACTTTGTTTGCTAGCTGTTCTTGAAGGAGCAAAGCCAAGcattttttgaatattctaaaaatgaaatacaaatgttaaatatatgtGATATTAGATTCACTTGTGCAATTGTCTGTACATACTTGTCTAATGCTCATAGTACAAAGTATatacagaaatataaaagaacattCTGTATAATCATCGCCTGATAGATTTCTATGTGATAAACCTTGTATCCAACTTATTGGTACAAATGGCAATTTTGCTACTACTCTGCCATCAAATATACTATTAAACATACTCAAAAGAGCAGTAAATGCAAATCCAATTGCAAACATAGACTTCATTTTTACAAGCGATAaatctctattattattttttagcctttcttcttctcgttctatcttctttttttgttgtttatcTAATGAATCACCATgagcttcttttcttttttccactaAAAATAAGGTACAGATTATATGGTagcattaaaaattatatatttttattatattataccatTTGACatcatacattttttactttgtttctcTACTTCTGCCTTTAATTTCTGATATTTTTCAGTTCTGTACACCATCAACCATGTTAATCCTGGAAATATAAGAGCAAAAATAATATGACAATATAAACTCAGAATATAAactgagaaaaaataaaataatactacaaaacattatatgaaaaattaaaatttattgtaagAGTGGTTTAAACTTACCTTCGCCTAATAATGCTGTACATACACTAATGAAGACAATTAAAATAGTGTCTGCCcacatattattaaatacaaatagatttcctaattcaaataatttatataaatgattcaatagaatcgaaagaaaagtattgtCTTATATGAAACAAATACTGAATCGGTCGAATTATTACTtcacacatatgtacgtatgtatggtATGCATGATTGTAGTAGTCATCAGCAATATGTCGGAAAAAATTTTTGGTAGTATCAGATGGTATCAAAATAAACTAGGTtgtgtaattttattaattttttccctAATtgtacagaaagaaaaaattattttcacttattcatttaaaataaaaacataatataaaacctaaattcaaaataaattataacttattatttaacgaataatttaattctgtAAAATCGAGCAAATATTCCTCTTTACACAGTAGCGACCAATGAAATTGTCtctgatattaaaattttagatACTTGAGATGATTAATGACCAATACATAgaagattatttcatttaactttCCAATCacataattgaaaatattttcttcagcattataataaatgtatatttactataataaataacacatattattataagacattgtaacatatatttatattataacatatatacatatgcaatcatgtaaatagaatatattaatgtgtatttatttataatcgaggttaatttatatgtatgtattgctTAACTACTTTAtcaatattgtaaaaatattttatctgaGAAATATAATCTTAAGAACctaaaattctatataaatacttaatatcatttttattacttttatgtcGTAACTATATGATAAAGTGATTCTACTGAAATTCAAAATGATTGATGTGCACCATATTTACATAACATATtcagataatataaaaaaatagtatttatttttatgaaatattatactgTATGATTTAtctgaatatataaattatacataatttgGAAAGATCAGAAAAATACGAACGACTTATTCGTCACTTTTAATGGAGACTACTTAAAAGACTTTGTAtttacaatttcattattcAAAGTTTGTGTTATAGCGATATAATTCCAAATTTCTATAGcaagattattaatatgtcTTCTTCAATGGAGTTtagtaatacaaaaattttagCTATTGGATTAAGTTGTCTTGATGTTGTACAAACATGTACATATTATCCTCTTGAGGATAGTGAACAAAAGTGTGTGTTAATTTGCAacacaagaaaatatttattaattttgttattatttatgaatgaaagtTTTTAGGTCTATTGAATATAAATGGCAAAGAGGTGGAAATAGTTCAAATACATGCACTGTCCTTTCTTTATTAGGAAATTTGTGTGAATTTTTAGGAGTATTTAGTACAGAAGaacattttaattacttacaaaatgatatgaaaaaatataatattgatttttcacATTGTCccaagataaaaaatattggatgTCCTATATCAACAGTTATACTGAGCTTAAGTACTGGAACTCGTACGATTTTACACCATAATCCAGGTTTACCAGAATTGacattaaaagattttatacaaCTGAAATTGCAAAATTATAGCTGGATTCACTTTGAAGtaggaatataattaattttgattaatatttttaaattaatgtttttaattactattttgTATATTCAGGGCAGGAATATAACAGAAGTATTATCTATGATGCAATATATAGAAAGCTACAACAagtctataaaattattaaatgagcaaaatatagaaaaaactGATACATGGAATATGACTATTACTATTAGTTTGGAGCTAGAGAAATTTATACCTgaattattagatttattacCTTATGTTGATATAgtatttatatcaaaagatTTCGCACAAAGCagaggatataaaaatatgagtgaaacattaagaaatattagtgCAGAGGCTAAACCAGGGTATAGGAAATAAGAAactgaatttttaattatatggaatatagtatgtattttttaacataCTTTTTTAggacaattattatttgtgcTTGGAGTGATAGAGGTGCAATGGCACGTACTTCGGACGGAGTTACAGTACAATCACCAGCTTTCCCACcacaaaaaataatagacaCTCTTGGTGCTGGGGATACATTTAATGCAGGGGTTATACATTATttgaataaagtaaaaatttctgctgaaaataaaaacatggGTTCTTCAAACAGTCCTGTTGAAAGAAGTCAGTTAAAAAAGCATGAtatcaaaaattcaaaatttagTCAAAcagaatttattaatcaagATATACTACAAGCAGCTATAACTTTTGCTTGTCATGTAGCTGGTACCAAAATAGGGATGAAAGGTTACGATGGTCttgaaaagatatttacaaaattcgagtaaatttataaaaaaaaatgctaatttcatattaaatataatactatttttagTGCAATATGTTAATCATACagatttgttttaataattaaacgaattgaatatttttacatgtaatatttgatatttgacATATAATGAAGGGTTCTGTAATATCAGATCTGGGAGTAAAGGTCAGCACCAAGGGATATCGTGTCTATTTTTCAGATGCCATCATGTtgactttataaaatattttatcataaatgtcataataataattgatatttagaaataatgtGATGAGATATGAGAGCATTATttgtaaatgattttataataatatgtaaaaattgaaaaattattataaatttgtacattatcatataatgacataaatatataattatacagagtatataaaaatggTTGTTGCATTATGTGATGATTCTTTAAATGGATAAGATCACTTGTACACAGTTATTCAGTGGGATCTTCGCCAATTATGAACAGCAGTACAATTTGATACAATACAATACTAacatataatctttatatacattgtatataaaatgtgttaATTAGAATcctgaaaataataaacaatggTAAATATACCTGATTGCTTATAATgaactatatatttattaatttgaatggttaaaaacaaatgtatatacgaaTCATGTAAATACTAATTCAATGCTTACATTTATCAGCAATCATTCGTCATATCTTGACACGTTCTTGCTTCACTGTGTTTATCTGCCAATGCTTCTAATATATCCAGCAATAGTTCTCTGCTCAATTGCTTCAATCTTGGTAGTCTTGCGaccttataaatataaataatatatgttgtataataaaatttatgtatgtaataatagcattcattatttaaatgtagATTATAAATTACCTTACTGAAATGATGTACTATAAGATTTaatgcatatttttttatgtcacTAGCCTGCATTCTATCTGCAGCttctaaaatttgtataacatTTTCAAAAGTAACATTCATTTCAAGATTTTGTTTGCAAAATGCTTGCAACCGATTATTTGTAAAACCGTAAAAAACTGGAgctgtaaataaatacaaagaatCTTCAGGGGGCATTGAAACATctgcataatatatatatctcattaaAGAAGCAAATGATTCTGCTGATGGTATCATCTCGCCAATTTGTATctgcaataaattattaatattataaataaactatgttattttgatttaatagtaaatttattacccacattaacaatattattttcaggCATGAAAGAGCGAAACATGCCTTCAAAATAACTGCATCGTGCTGCGAGAACAGCTTTGTGGGCTGGTATAGGCACACCATCCAACATCAAAATTATATCACAAAATTCTTTACCaatacttattaaaaatgCCTCCATATCTTGTTCTAAAGTTGTTcctaataaaaatcaattattattgaaaaatatttgatatttatttcaaagaaacatACCTGTACCAGATTCATATTGTTTTGAAAAGTTTCTCGTTTGTGGCACTTGTCGCCTTCTAATAATTTCTACCATCAATGGTTGATCCAATGTTTCAAATTCTTGACTCATAACGATTTGATTgtaattactttcttttactatAAAACTAAGACAAAAttctttaatgaaatataacttCAAATGTGCAGCATTATGTAATGCTTCCAATACGTTTGCATGACTTATAGTAGCTTCTAGATAATGCACACATAATTGTTCTAAACGTTTCA
It includes:
- the LOC122631088 gene encoding calcium load-activated calcium channel gives rise to the protein MWADTILIVFISVCTALLGEGLTWLMVYRTEKYQKLKAEVEKQSKKLEKRKEAHGDSLDKQQKKKIEREEERLKNNNRDLSLVKMKSMFAIGFAFTALLSMFNSIFDGRVVAKLPFVPISWIQGLSHRNLSGDDYTECSFIFLYILCTMSIRQNIQKMLGFAPSRTASKQSGSIFGPPPQQFK
- the LOC122628672 gene encoding ketohexokinase-like isoform X1 — translated: MSSSMEFSNTKILAIGLSCLDVVQTCTYYPLEDSEQKSIEYKWQRGGNSSNTCTVLSLLGNLCEFLGVFSTEEHFNYLQNDMKKYNIDFSHCPKIKNIGCPISTVILSLSTGTRTILHHNPGLPELTLKDFIQLKLQNYSWIHFEGRNITEVLSMMQYIESYNKSIKLLNEQNIEKTDTWNMTITISLELEKFIPELLDLLPYVDIVFISKDFAQSRGYKNMSETLRNISAEAKPGTIIICAWSDRGAMARTSDGVTVQSPAFPPQKIIDTLGAGDTFNAGVIHYLNKVKISAENKNMGSSNSPVERSQLKKHDIKNSKFSQTEFINQDILQAAITFACHVAGTKIGMKGYDGLEKIFTKFE
- the LOC122628672 gene encoding ketohexokinase-like isoform X2 translates to MLYKHVHIILLRIVNKIFRSIEYKWQRGGNSSNTCTVLSLLGNLCEFLGVFSTEEHFNYLQNDMKKYNIDFSHCPKIKNIGCPISTVILSLSTGTRTILHHNPGLPELTLKDFIQLKLQNYSWIHFEGRNITEVLSMMQYIESYNKSIKLLNEQNIEKTDTWNMTITISLELEKFIPELLDLLPYVDIVFISKDFAQSRGYKNMSETLRNISAEAKPGTIIICAWSDRGAMARTSDGVTVQSPAFPPQKIIDTLGAGDTFNAGVIHYLNKVKISAENKNMGSSNSPVERSQLKKHDIKNSKFSQTEFINQDILQAAITFACHVAGTKIGMKGYDGLEKIFTKFE